The following are encoded in a window of Penaeus vannamei isolate JL-2024 chromosome 17, ASM4276789v1, whole genome shotgun sequence genomic DNA:
- the LOC138864688 gene encoding uncharacterized protein has protein sequence MEKLALEVSAKEKSYRKGKSSCPSASLTDGLRVPWMAAFVLFSISCWGFLGWRHLDLEWRVGRLEGELEARLDHRLQQLGLTTPTPSAAHSRVARQAPVDGCICPPGECLLTPRSVLGRLGPPAKVVGRSRVRVVSASLGPPLARLGAEGCSRARREG, from the coding sequence atggagaagctGGCGCTGGAGGTGAGTGCGAAGGAGAAGTCCTACAGGAAGGGCAAATCCTCGTGCCCCTCGGCGTCCTTAACAGATGGTTTGCGCGTGCCGTGGATGGCCGCCTTCGTCCTCTTCAGTATATCGTGCTGGGGCTTCCTCGGCTGGCGGCACCTCGACCTTGAGTGGAGGGTGGGCCGCCTCGAGGGTGAGCTGGAGGCCCGCCTGGACCACCGACTCCAGCAGCTGGGTctcaccacgcccacgccctcggcCGCCCACAGTCGCGTGGCCAGACAAGCGCCCGTAGACGGTTGCATCTGTCCTCCAGGTGAGTGCTTGTTGACGCCTCGTTCCGTGCTTGGGCGCCTCGGCCCGCCGGCGAAGGTCGTTGGTCGTTCGCGGGTTCGGGTCGTTTCAGCCTCGCTCGGGCCGCCCTTGGCTCGTTTGGGCGCTGAGGGCTGCTCGCGGGCGCGGCGAGAGGGCTAG